The Pirellulales bacterium genome contains a region encoding:
- a CDS encoding Gfo/Idh/MocA family oxidoreductase encodes MYDPVSRREFLRRAALAGAATATASMLPRPLLAATRSPNEKLNLGVIGVAAQGRYNLDNVATENIVALCDIDAQRLAGAKEAYPKAETYADYRQLLERKDLDGVVIATPDHSHAIPTAWALKAGLDVYCEKPLAHSVWEVRQVRELAKQHNAVTQMGTQIHAGDNYRRVVELIKSGAIGPVRKVLVWQGNRIAVPGVRVAEATPPAHVDYDLWVGPAPMRPFHPSHFHFNWRYWFDFGGGILADMGCHYIDLPYWALDLRAPTKVSAKGELAQEGENDVPAHMQADWHFAARGEQPAVDITWYHGSWMPEGAEEYKKGAAVLFEGDRGRLLADYGSRQLFMNDGATVETPEPSIPNSIGHHQEWIAAVKSRGPTTCNFDYSGALAEAVLLGNVAYRSGEEISWDADKLTTNSSNADQYLKREYRQGWVL; translated from the coding sequence ATGTACGATCCCGTCAGCCGACGAGAATTCCTGCGGCGCGCCGCACTGGCCGGCGCCGCGACCGCCACGGCGAGCATGCTCCCCCGGCCGCTGCTGGCGGCCACGCGCTCGCCCAACGAGAAGCTGAACCTCGGCGTCATCGGCGTGGCGGCGCAGGGACGCTACAACCTCGACAACGTGGCGACCGAAAACATCGTGGCCCTGTGCGACATCGACGCCCAGCGGCTGGCTGGCGCCAAAGAGGCGTACCCCAAGGCCGAGACCTACGCCGACTATCGCCAACTGCTCGAGCGCAAGGATCTCGACGGGGTGGTGATTGCCACGCCCGACCATTCGCACGCGATTCCCACCGCCTGGGCCCTGAAGGCCGGTCTCGACGTCTATTGCGAGAAGCCCCTCGCACACTCCGTGTGGGAAGTGCGCCAGGTGCGCGAGCTGGCCAAGCAACACAACGCCGTCACGCAGATGGGCACGCAGATTCACGCCGGCGACAACTATCGCCGCGTCGTCGAGCTGATCAAGTCGGGCGCGATCGGGCCAGTCCGCAAGGTGCTCGTCTGGCAGGGCAATCGCATCGCGGTACCAGGGGTGCGCGTGGCCGAAGCGACGCCGCCGGCGCATGTCGATTACGACCTTTGGGTCGGGCCCGCCCCGATGCGACCCTTCCACCCCTCGCACTTCCATTTCAACTGGCGCTACTGGTTCGACTTCGGCGGGGGCATTCTGGCCGACATGGGCTGCCACTACATCGATCTGCCCTACTGGGCACTCGATCTCCGCGCGCCGACCAAGGTCAGCGCGAAAGGCGAGCTCGCCCAGGAAGGCGAGAACGACGTGCCGGCCCACATGCAGGCCGATTGGCATTTCGCGGCGCGGGGCGAGCAGCCGGCGGTCGACATCACCTGGTACCACGGCAGTTGGATGCCCGAGGGGGCCGAGGAATACAAGAAAGGGGCCGCCGTGTTGTTCGAGGGAGATCGCGGACGGCTCTTGGCCGATTACGGTTCCCGCCAACTCTTCATGAATGACGGCGCGACGGTCGAAACGCCCGAGCCCAGCATTCCCAACTCGATCGGTCACCATCAGGAGTGGATTGCCGCGGTGAAGAGCCGCGGGCCGACCACCTGCAACTTCGACTATTCCGGCGCCCTCGCCGAAGCGGTCCTCCTGGGCAACGTGGCCTATCGCTCCGGCGAAGAGATCTCATGGGACGCCGACAAGCTGACGACAAACTCATCGAACGCAGATCAGTACCTCAAGCGCGAATACCGCCAAGGCTGGGTTTTGTAG
- a CDS encoding GNAT family N-acetyltransferase encodes MGSVEVAPVSSRRDRAEFLDFAWELYRGDPNWVPPLRHNQKKLLGFARHPFHEIAEMQTFLARKNGRVVGRIAAILNHNHNRQYGEQRGFFGFYESIDDQEVADSLFDAARRWLAERDIHELRGPVNPSMNYESGLLIEGFDSPPTFMMTYNQPYYARLFESYGFRKTHDLLAYFGEIQQLPEVEKRLGHLADQAMARSQATIRPMEKNRFRQEVELFLDLYNRSCTSMWGFVPLSPGELRQLAADLRHLLVPELAVVAMAEGRAVGVILGLPDYNPRIKAIDGRLLPFGFLKLLSRKKDIKRVRVVSINVLPEFQRWGLGLVLMRSLVPHALGMGICEAEFSWVSETNDLARMGLEKGGAQVYKTYRIYDYAGKDAPAT; translated from the coding sequence ATGGGAAGCGTCGAAGTTGCCCCGGTCAGTTCGCGCCGGGATCGCGCAGAATTCTTGGATTTTGCCTGGGAGCTTTATCGGGGCGACCCGAACTGGGTCCCGCCGTTGCGGCATAACCAGAAGAAGCTCCTGGGCTTCGCGCGGCATCCCTTCCATGAAATCGCCGAGATGCAGACCTTTCTCGCGCGAAAGAACGGCCGGGTCGTGGGACGCATCGCCGCCATTCTGAACCACAATCACAACCGCCAGTATGGTGAGCAGCGGGGGTTCTTCGGCTTCTACGAGTCGATCGACGATCAAGAGGTCGCCGATAGCCTCTTCGACGCCGCCCGCCGTTGGCTCGCCGAACGCGATATTCACGAATTGCGCGGACCCGTCAATCCGTCGATGAACTACGAGTCGGGACTTCTCATCGAGGGGTTCGACAGCCCGCCGACGTTCATGATGACCTACAACCAGCCCTACTACGCCCGGCTCTTCGAGAGCTACGGCTTCCGCAAGACGCACGACCTGCTGGCCTATTTTGGCGAGATTCAGCAGTTGCCCGAGGTCGAAAAACGTCTCGGGCACCTGGCGGACCAGGCCATGGCCCGTTCGCAGGCGACCATTCGCCCCATGGAAAAGAATCGCTTTCGCCAGGAAGTAGAACTGTTTCTCGACCTCTACAACCGCTCGTGTACGTCGATGTGGGGCTTTGTGCCCCTCTCGCCCGGCGAATTGCGGCAACTGGCGGCCGACCTGCGCCACTTGCTCGTGCCGGAGTTAGCCGTGGTGGCCATGGCCGAAGGCCGCGCCGTGGGGGTCATCCTGGGCCTGCCCGACTACAACCCACGCATCAAGGCCATCGATGGGCGTCTCCTCCCCTTCGGTTTCCTCAAGCTGTTGAGCCGCAAGAAGGACATCAAGCGGGTACGCGTCGTCAGCATCAACGTGTTGCCCGAGTTTCAACGCTGGGGCCTGGGGCTCGTGTTGATGCGGAGCCTGGTGCCCCACGCGCTCGGCATGGGCATCTGCGAAGCGGAATTCTCTTGGGTCTCCGAGACCAACGACCTGGCACGCATGGGGCTCGAAAAAGGCGGCGCCCAGGTCTACAAGACCTATCGCATCTACGACTACGCCGGCAAAGACGCACCGGCGACGTAG
- a CDS encoding peptidylprolyl isomerase, whose protein sequence is MSKDGIVLGAKRRAAGWQVVVASIATSAVSLGLVLSGLSTAVFAQAPATRPAAGPKLSTSPRSAKEVAATPAPAGRPVVGGSPDANKPQIVAVVNREDISRNELAQQALWHYGEAVLESLVNRQVVTQQCAARGITVKPEEVRAEIERLATRFGLATDQYLQMLEEGRGITPTQYADDMVWPTLALRKVAAERLTVTQEDIDKAYETEYGPSVQVRVIVCDTEQKARHVHQMVMNDPENFPNIAKDESDDPNSGSARGLIQPIRRHLGDLAVEQAAFALKQGQISNIVPVNDKFVILKCEKHHPARPVAIRENVDKILAEAIRDKKLQAAAADLFKELQAASQVENIFNDPAKRKAMPGVAAIINGHKITMRELAEECIDRHGAEVLEGTISRKLLEQALRSKNLTITDADIDAEIAQAAMLMGKFTPDGGPDVQAWLDEVIQEQGMPMDLYVHDSVWPSAALKKLVGDKIEVTEADLQMGFEANFGPRVRIRAIVLNDMRRAQEVWEMARKNPASDYFGQLAEQYSVEASSRALAGQVPPVQRHGGQPMLEQEAFSLKPGELSGIVQVEDKFVVMLCEGRTEPVKVDFAEVREELFTDLREKKMRISMADYFARLKETAQIDNYIAGTTQSGVRNNEKMKLDPAIRKASATEELQMPAVEAPKEAKAAEGLPRAGSAQPVPQAAPPARTRR, encoded by the coding sequence ATGTCCAAGGATGGAATCGTACTCGGCGCCAAGCGCCGGGCCGCCGGCTGGCAAGTCGTCGTGGCGAGTATCGCAACGTCGGCCGTTTCGCTGGGACTGGTTCTCTCGGGCCTGTCCACGGCAGTCTTCGCTCAAGCGCCGGCGACACGTCCGGCGGCGGGTCCCAAGTTGTCGACGTCGCCACGTTCGGCCAAGGAAGTGGCCGCCACGCCCGCTCCGGCGGGGAGACCGGTCGTGGGGGGCTCGCCCGACGCCAACAAGCCGCAAATCGTGGCCGTGGTGAATCGAGAAGACATCAGCCGCAACGAATTGGCGCAGCAGGCGCTGTGGCACTACGGCGAGGCCGTGCTCGAAAGCCTGGTCAATCGACAAGTCGTGACGCAGCAGTGTGCCGCGCGCGGCATCACGGTGAAGCCCGAAGAGGTGCGGGCCGAGATCGAGCGCCTGGCGACCCGTTTCGGACTGGCGACCGATCAGTATCTACAGATGCTCGAAGAAGGTCGCGGCATCACGCCGACACAATACGCCGACGACATGGTCTGGCCGACCCTCGCCCTGCGCAAGGTCGCGGCCGAACGCCTGACCGTGACTCAAGAAGACATCGATAAGGCCTACGAGACCGAATACGGACCATCGGTCCAGGTGCGCGTCATCGTCTGCGACACGGAGCAGAAGGCGCGGCACGTCCACCAGATGGTGATGAACGATCCCGAAAATTTTCCGAACATCGCCAAGGATGAATCGGACGATCCCAACAGCGGTAGCGCCCGCGGCCTGATCCAGCCGATTCGTCGGCATCTGGGCGACCTGGCCGTGGAACAGGCGGCGTTTGCGCTGAAGCAGGGTCAGATCTCGAACATCGTGCCGGTGAACGACAAGTTCGTGATTCTCAAATGCGAGAAGCACCATCCGGCGCGTCCCGTGGCGATCCGCGAGAATGTCGACAAGATTCTGGCCGAAGCGATCCGCGACAAGAAGCTGCAGGCGGCGGCGGCCGATCTCTTCAAGGAACTGCAGGCCGCGTCGCAAGTCGAGAATATCTTCAACGATCCCGCCAAGCGCAAGGCGATGCCCGGCGTGGCGGCGATCATCAACGGGCACAAGATCACGATGCGCGAGCTGGCCGAGGAGTGCATCGATCGCCACGGCGCGGAAGTGCTCGAAGGCACGATCAGCCGCAAGCTGCTCGAACAGGCCCTGCGCTCGAAGAACCTGACAATCACCGACGCCGATATCGACGCCGAGATCGCCCAGGCGGCGATGCTCATGGGCAAGTTCACCCCCGACGGCGGCCCCGACGTGCAGGCCTGGCTCGACGAAGTGATACAAGAGCAGGGCATGCCGATGGACCTCTACGTCCACGATTCGGTCTGGCCGTCGGCCGCGCTCAAGAAGCTGGTCGGCGACAAGATCGAGGTTACCGAGGCCGATCTGCAGATGGGCTTCGAAGCAAACTTCGGCCCCCGCGTCCGAATTCGGGCGATCGTGCTGAACGACATGCGCCGTGCCCAGGAAGTCTGGGAGATGGCCCGCAAGAACCCCGCGTCCGACTACTTCGGTCAACTGGCCGAGCAGTACTCGGTCGAAGCCAGCAGCCGCGCCCTGGCCGGGCAGGTGCCGCCGGTGCAGCGTCACGGCGGACAACCCATGCTCGAGCAAGAGGCCTTCTCGCTCAAGCCGGGAGAGCTGTCGGGTATCGTGCAGGTCGAGGACAAGTTCGTCGTCATGCTCTGCGAGGGTCGCACCGAACCGGTCAAGGTCGACTTCGCCGAGGTCCGCGAGGAACTTTTCACCGATTTGCGCGAGAAGAAGATGCGCATCTCGATGGCGGATTACTTCGCGCGGTTGAAGGAGACGGCCCAGATCGACAATTACATCGCCGGCACCACGCAATCGGGCGTGCGTAACAACGAGAAAATGAAGCTCGACCCGGCGATTCGCAAGGCCAGCGCCACCGAGGAGCTGCAGATGCCGGCCGTCGAAGCGCCCAAGGAAGCGAAGGCCGCCGAAGGCCTGCCTCGTGCGGGTTCGGCACAACCGGTTCCCCAGGCCGCTCCTCCCGCTCGCACGCGCCGCTAA
- a CDS encoding sugar phosphate isomerase/epimerase: MKFGMNLLLWTDKLSEQQLPVLEALKRMGYDGVELPMFELDPDDYARWGRRLDDLGLERTAVTVRGPDDNPISEDKQIRAAGVAKNKLAIECCQAAGVKVLVGPYHSALGQFSGQGPTADEWQRGVESMREVAEHAARHDVMLGVEYLNRFECYFLNSAVDTVRFVEEVSHPHCRMMYDTFHANIEEKNPAEAIRACAKYTVHVHISENDRSTPGQGDIRWDETFQALRSTGYDGWLTIEAFGMALPHLVAATKIWRRMYDTEEQLASDGLKFMRSQWSA, from the coding sequence ATGAAGTTCGGAATGAACCTGCTGTTGTGGACCGACAAGCTCAGCGAACAGCAGTTGCCGGTGCTCGAAGCGCTGAAGCGTATGGGCTACGACGGCGTCGAGTTGCCGATGTTCGAGCTCGATCCCGACGACTATGCCCGCTGGGGACGCCGCCTCGACGATCTGGGACTCGAGCGCACGGCGGTGACGGTTCGCGGACCCGACGATAATCCGATCTCCGAGGACAAGCAGATTCGCGCCGCAGGGGTCGCCAAGAACAAGCTGGCCATCGAGTGTTGCCAGGCGGCCGGCGTCAAGGTGCTCGTCGGGCCGTACCACTCGGCGCTCGGGCAATTCAGCGGGCAGGGCCCCACGGCCGACGAATGGCAGCGCGGCGTCGAAAGCATGCGCGAGGTGGCCGAACATGCCGCCAGGCACGATGTCATGCTCGGAGTCGAATACCTCAACCGTTTCGAGTGCTATTTCCTCAACTCGGCGGTCGATACGGTCCGCTTCGTGGAAGAAGTGTCGCATCCGCATTGCCGGATGATGTACGACACGTTCCACGCCAATATCGAGGAGAAGAACCCGGCCGAGGCGATCCGCGCGTGCGCCAAGTACACGGTCCACGTCCACATCTCGGAGAACGATCGCTCCACGCCCGGCCAGGGCGACATCCGTTGGGACGAGACGTTCCAGGCCCTACGCAGCACCGGCTACGACGGTTGGCTGACGATCGAGGCCTTCGGCATGGCCCTGCCTCATCTGGTCGCGGCCACGAAGATCTGGCGCCGCATGTACGACACGGAAGAGCAACTGGCCAGCGACGGGCTGAAATTCATGCGCAGCCAGTGGTCGGCCTGA
- the sugE gene encoding quaternary ammonium compound efflux SMR transporter SugE gives MDWLLLIVAGAFEVVWATGLKYTDGFTRLWPSVVTILAMLVSFFTLAQAIRTIPLGTGYAIWTGIGAVGTAAVGIALFGESVSPARLACIGLVVAGIVGLKLTA, from the coding sequence ATGGACTGGCTGCTTCTCATCGTAGCAGGGGCTTTCGAGGTCGTGTGGGCGACGGGCCTCAAATACACCGATGGCTTCACGCGGCTCTGGCCCAGCGTCGTCACGATCCTCGCCATGCTCGTGAGCTTCTTCACGCTGGCGCAGGCGATCCGCACCATTCCGCTCGGCACGGGCTACGCCATCTGGACCGGCATCGGCGCCGTCGGCACGGCTGCCGTGGGAATCGCCCTGTTCGGCGAGTCGGTCTCGCCCGCTCGCCTGGCCTGCATCGGCCTGGTCGTCGCCGGCATCGTAGGCTTGAAGCTCACGGCTTGA
- the purE gene encoding 5-(carboxyamino)imidazole ribonucleotide mutase, with the protein MPDSSSPLVGVIMGSKSDWETMRHADEVLTELGIPHECRVVSAHRTPDWMREYALEAESRGIQVIIAGAGGAAHLPGMVASHTLLPVLGVPVESHALKGMDSLLSIVQMPGGVPVATLAIGKAGATNAALLAAEILGISHPEFRQRLRTRREEQARKVLGETLP; encoded by the coding sequence ATGCCCGATTCTTCCTCTCCGCTCGTTGGCGTCATCATGGGGAGCAAGTCGGACTGGGAGACGATGCGCCATGCCGACGAGGTGTTGACCGAGTTGGGCATTCCGCACGAATGCCGCGTCGTGTCGGCCCACCGCACCCCCGACTGGATGCGTGAATATGCCCTCGAGGCCGAGTCTCGCGGAATTCAAGTCATCATCGCCGGCGCCGGGGGCGCGGCCCACCTGCCGGGCATGGTCGCCTCGCACACCTTGCTGCCCGTGCTCGGCGTGCCGGTCGAGAGCCACGCGCTGAAGGGCATGGATTCGCTCCTCTCGATCGTGCAGATGCCGGGGGGAGTGCCCGTCGCGACGCTGGCCATCGGCAAGGCAGGCGCCACGAACGCTGCCCTGCTGGCCGCCGAGATCCTGGGCATCAGCCATCCCGAGTTCCGCCAGCGACTTCGCACGCGCCGCGAAGAGCAAGCCCGCAAAGTGCTCGGGGAAACCCTGCCGTGA
- the cysK gene encoding cysteine synthase A, translating into MASAVEHGIREEITQCIGNTPLVRLRRVTEGCVADVVAKLENLNPLWSVKDRIARAMIDAAERDGRIKSDTVIIEPTSGNTGIGLAFVCAARGYKLMVTMPESMSLERRRMLKALGAELVLTPAAEGMPGAVRRAEQLAAENKNYFIPQQFKNPANPEVHRQTTAEEIWRDTGGQVDIFVSGVGTGGTITGVGEVLKKRKPGVKIVAVEPTNSPVIAQRLAGQELKPGKHTIQGIGAGFIPDVLNVDIIDDVVQVQDEDAMETSRQLAKLEGFMCGISCGAAAWAAIQVAKRPENAGKQVVVILPDLGERYLSTKLFPE; encoded by the coding sequence ATGGCCAGCGCCGTCGAACATGGCATCCGCGAAGAGATCACGCAATGCATTGGCAATACGCCCCTGGTGCGGTTGCGCCGAGTGACCGAGGGCTGCGTCGCCGACGTCGTGGCCAAGCTCGAAAATCTCAACCCGTTGTGGAGCGTGAAGGACCGCATCGCCCGGGCCATGATCGACGCCGCCGAACGGGACGGCCGCATCAAGAGCGATACGGTCATCATCGAACCGACCAGCGGTAACACGGGCATCGGGTTGGCCTTTGTCTGCGCGGCGCGTGGCTACAAGCTGATGGTGACGATGCCCGAGAGCATGAGCCTGGAACGTCGCCGCATGCTCAAGGCGTTGGGGGCGGAGTTGGTGCTCACGCCAGCCGCCGAAGGGATGCCGGGCGCCGTGCGCCGCGCCGAGCAACTTGCCGCCGAGAACAAGAACTACTTCATTCCGCAGCAGTTCAAGAATCCCGCGAACCCCGAAGTTCATCGCCAGACGACCGCCGAGGAAATCTGGCGCGACACCGGCGGCCAGGTCGATATCTTCGTCTCGGGCGTGGGAACGGGGGGGACGATTACCGGCGTGGGCGAGGTGCTCAAGAAGCGCAAGCCGGGGGTGAAGATCGTCGCCGTCGAGCCGACCAATAGCCCCGTCATCGCACAGCGCCTCGCGGGACAAGAACTGAAGCCAGGCAAGCACACGATTCAGGGCATCGGCGCAGGGTTCATTCCCGACGTGCTGAATGTCGACATCATCGACGACGTCGTGCAGGTGCAGGACGAAGATGCCATGGAAACCAGCCGCCAGTTGGCCAAGCTCGAGGGCTTCATGTGCGGCATCAGTTGCGGCGCCGCGGCCTGGGCCGCCATTCAAGTAGCCAAGCGCCCGGAGAACGCGGGCAAGCAGGTCGTCGTGATCCTGCCCGACCTGGGCGAACGCTACCTCTCGACGAAGCTCTTCCCGGAATAA
- the rsmG gene encoding 16S rRNA (guanine(527)-N(7))-methyltransferase RsmG encodes MSDENSTGEDLNAVLVRHAIALPPEQVEQLDRYCQLLWEWNEKLNLTRHTSYEKFVARDLADTLQLAKLMEQHEAVLDVGTGGGVPGIPLRIVRDDLQVALIDSVGKKARAVEDIVRRLPLPINVHAERLQDHLPRRRYDTLVVRAVARLEKLLEWVKPHWGSFRRMLVIKGPAWVEERGEARHRGLMNDLDLRKLAEYPLHGTDSQSVILQLSRRSAS; translated from the coding sequence ATGAGCGACGAAAACTCCACGGGCGAAGATCTGAACGCCGTACTTGTGCGGCATGCGATTGCCTTGCCCCCCGAGCAGGTCGAGCAACTCGATCGATACTGCCAATTGCTGTGGGAGTGGAACGAAAAGCTCAATCTCACGCGGCACACCAGCTACGAGAAATTCGTGGCGCGCGATCTCGCCGATACGCTGCAACTGGCGAAGCTGATGGAACAGCACGAAGCCGTCCTCGACGTAGGCACCGGCGGGGGCGTGCCGGGCATCCCGCTCCGCATCGTGCGCGACGATCTCCAGGTGGCGCTCATCGATTCGGTGGGCAAGAAGGCCCGGGCGGTCGAAGACATCGTGCGGCGTTTGCCCCTGCCGATCAACGTCCACGCCGAGCGTTTGCAAGATCATCTGCCGCGGCGCCGTTACGACACGCTTGTGGTGCGCGCGGTGGCCCGGCTCGAGAAGCTGCTCGAATGGGTCAAGCCGCACTGGGGCTCGTTCCGGCGCATGCTGGTAATCAAAGGCCCCGCCTGGGTCGAGGAACGGGGCGAGGCGCGTCATCGCGGGCTGATGAACGATCTCGACCTGCGCAAGCTGGCCGAGTACCCCTTGCACGGCACCGATTCGCAGAGCGTCATCCTGCAACTCAGCCGCCGCTCGGCTTCCTGA
- a CDS encoding MBL fold metallo-hydrolase, whose amino-acid sequence MQLVFLGTTGYHPSETRHTACLMLPELGIVLDAGSGMFRVGPRLVTDELDIFLSHAHLDHIMGLTFLHDIFVGRSMRRVTIHGAADKLAAVREHLFSRPLFPVDPPWEFRALEGDAALMHGGRLTHFPLEHPGGSTGFRLDWPQASMAYVTDTTATKDADYIRHIRGVDLLVHECYFPDAMADWARTTGHSYTTPVAELARQAGVGRLLLVHVNPLGPEPDAIDLNVARAIFPPTEIAGDLQVVKF is encoded by the coding sequence ATGCAGCTCGTCTTTCTCGGCACCACCGGATATCACCCCAGCGAGACCCGGCACACGGCGTGCCTGATGCTGCCCGAGCTGGGCATCGTGCTCGACGCCGGCTCGGGCATGTTTCGAGTCGGTCCGCGCTTGGTGACCGACGAGCTCGACATCTTCCTGTCGCACGCGCATCTCGATCACATCATGGGCCTCACCTTCCTGCACGACATCTTCGTGGGGCGGTCGATGCGCCGAGTCACGATTCATGGGGCTGCGGACAAGCTAGCCGCGGTGCGCGAGCATCTCTTCTCGCGTCCACTTTTCCCGGTCGATCCGCCGTGGGAATTCCGGGCCCTTGAAGGAGACGCCGCGCTGATGCACGGAGGACGGCTGACCCACTTTCCGCTCGAGCATCCGGGGGGCTCGACCGGCTTCCGGCTCGATTGGCCCCAGGCATCGATGGCCTACGTGACCGACACGACGGCGACGAAAGACGCGGACTATATCCGCCACATCCGCGGCGTCGACCTGCTCGTGCATGAATGCTATTTCCCTGATGCGATGGCCGATTGGGCCCGCACGACCGGACACAGTTACACAACGCCGGTGGCCGAATTGGCGCGGCAGGCCGGAGTGGGGCGTTTGTTGCTGGTCCACGTCAATCCGCTCGGCCCCGAGCCCGACGCGATCGATCTGAACGTGGCACGCGCGATCTTTCCGCCGACGGAGATCGCCGGCGACCTGCAAGTGGTGAAATTCTAG
- a CDS encoding 5-(carboxyamino)imidazole ribonucleotide synthase, with the protein MSAVILPGRTVGVLGGGQLGRMFAIAARRMGYGVHVFVPEDESPAGQLADRTTNAPYDDLDAVRQFARGVDVVTFEFENVLTATAEAAAEFAPVRPAGKVLHTTQNRLREKRFLQSAGFPVAPFAEVRTLDELHAALATIGTPAVLKTAGWGYDGKGQAKITNSSEAAAAWKSVATDEAVLEGFIDFDGEISVVAARGISGEFAHYGAIGNAHRNHILDISVSPADVSEQLAREAVQLARGILESLEVVGVLCVELFVTRDGRLIVNELAPRPHNSGHLTFDASLTSQFEQQVRAICGLPLGSTELLRPAAMANLLGDLWQGGEPNWAAACALSDVKLHLYGKPEARPGRKMGHFTAMAATPQQAVERVLAARDALGIGHVRNS; encoded by the coding sequence GTGAGCGCGGTGATACTTCCCGGTCGAACGGTCGGAGTCCTCGGCGGCGGCCAATTGGGACGGATGTTCGCCATTGCCGCACGACGCATGGGCTACGGCGTACACGTCTTCGTACCCGAGGACGAAAGTCCGGCTGGGCAACTCGCCGATCGCACGACGAACGCCCCTTACGACGATCTCGACGCCGTACGGCAATTTGCCCGCGGCGTCGATGTGGTCACCTTCGAATTCGAGAACGTATTGACCGCCACGGCGGAAGCGGCCGCCGAGTTCGCCCCGGTGCGCCCCGCGGGCAAAGTCTTGCATACCACGCAGAACCGTCTCCGCGAGAAACGCTTTCTCCAGTCGGCGGGTTTTCCCGTCGCCCCCTTTGCCGAAGTCCGCACGCTCGACGAATTGCATGCGGCGCTCGCCACGATCGGCACGCCTGCCGTGCTCAAAACAGCCGGCTGGGGCTACGACGGCAAGGGACAAGCCAAAATAACGAACTCCAGTGAAGCCGCGGCCGCTTGGAAGTCGGTTGCGACCGACGAAGCGGTGCTCGAAGGATTCATCGATTTTGACGGCGAGATCTCGGTCGTCGCGGCGCGCGGAATCAGTGGCGAGTTCGCCCACTACGGCGCCATCGGCAATGCGCACCGCAATCATATTCTCGACATCTCGGTCTCGCCGGCCGACGTGAGCGAGCAACTTGCACGCGAAGCGGTTCAACTGGCACGTGGCATCCTCGAGTCGCTCGAAGTGGTGGGCGTTTTGTGCGTCGAGCTGTTCGTCACGCGCGACGGCCGCTTGATAGTGAACGAGTTGGCGCCGCGACCGCACAACTCGGGACACCTGACGTTCGACGCCTCGCTTACCAGTCAGTTCGAACAGCAGGTCCGCGCGATTTGTGGTTTGCCCTTGGGCAGCACGGAGTTGTTGCGTCCTGCGGCGATGGCGAATCTGCTGGGAGATCTCTGGCAAGGTGGCGAACCCAACTGGGCGGCCGCCTGTGCGCTGTCGGATGTGAAGCTGCACCTATACGGCAAACCCGAGGCGCGCCCCGGCCGCAAGATGGGGCACTTCACCGCCATGGCCGCCACGCCACAGCAGGCCGTCGAACGCGTCCTGGCCGCGCGTGATGCACTCGGCATTGGGCACGTGCGGAACTCGTAA